A window of Amycolatopsis australiensis contains these coding sequences:
- a CDS encoding class I adenylate-forming enzyme family protein, protein MTAAGPSIAERRADLEREFAPWRPRTLDEHFEHAAARFGPRPYVIAGDRVLTYDDVLHQAHRFADGLATLGVRPGDHVAVLMANYPEYAPLKLAISRAGAVAVPLNYLYRTHELGFVLRQSCARVLITMTSYRDLDYLAMLDELAPGWTRAGSIGFGDLERVITFDAEGRGEGRDGVADVPELARIGAQNPGAAPGGRRHPDQMSDIMYTSGTTGEPKGVQLSHDALLRQEYGSAFCRALPDGNRVVFALPCYHMFGYEHGVQATTFVGGAMLPQPRFDAGEYLRAIERHRVNDVLAVPTMSVALVEHPDRANVDLSSLTRMLSAAAVAPTWLWERIRDDLGVRELTTAYGMTEVAGATVMTQPDDPLEVTASTVGRPKPGGAAAGSAGTVAEYRILDPVTHEPVRPGETGELVSRGPTTMLGYWNRPDATEATLRDGWLYSGDLGRVLGDGSLVITGRSKDVFKSGGELVMPKEVEDFLTTRPGVSQAFVVGVPDDRWGEAGCAFVVAEPGATPDPGQLLEACRSALARFKVPRHVFVLDTDAVPQTPTGKVQKFKLVPMAQRLLGADAAAVRALSPAEPA, encoded by the coding sequence GTGACCGCGGCCGGGCCGTCGATCGCCGAGCGGCGGGCGGATCTGGAACGGGAGTTCGCGCCCTGGCGCCCGCGGACGCTCGACGAGCACTTCGAGCACGCCGCCGCCCGCTTCGGGCCACGCCCGTACGTCATCGCCGGCGACCGCGTGCTCACCTACGACGACGTGCTGCACCAAGCCCACCGGTTCGCCGACGGGCTGGCCACGCTGGGCGTGCGGCCCGGCGACCACGTGGCCGTGCTGATGGCGAACTACCCCGAGTACGCGCCGCTGAAACTGGCGATCTCCCGGGCGGGCGCGGTCGCGGTGCCGCTGAACTACCTGTACCGCACCCACGAACTCGGGTTCGTGCTCCGCCAGTCCTGCGCCCGCGTGCTGATCACCATGACGTCGTACCGCGACCTGGACTACCTGGCGATGCTCGACGAGCTCGCGCCCGGCTGGACCCGGGCCGGGTCCATCGGGTTCGGCGACCTCGAGCGCGTCATCACCTTCGACGCCGAAGGGCGAGGCGAGGGCCGGGACGGCGTGGCCGACGTCCCGGAGCTGGCGCGGATCGGCGCGCAGAACCCGGGGGCGGCACCGGGTGGCCGGCGCCACCCCGACCAGATGTCGGACATCATGTACACCTCCGGGACGACCGGCGAACCCAAGGGCGTCCAGCTGAGCCACGACGCGCTGCTGCGCCAGGAGTACGGCTCGGCGTTCTGCCGCGCCCTGCCGGACGGCAACCGCGTCGTGTTCGCCCTGCCCTGCTACCACATGTTCGGCTACGAGCACGGCGTCCAGGCGACGACGTTCGTCGGCGGGGCGATGCTGCCGCAGCCGCGCTTCGACGCGGGGGAGTACCTGCGCGCGATCGAGCGGCACCGGGTCAACGACGTGCTCGCGGTCCCGACGATGAGCGTCGCGCTCGTCGAACACCCCGACCGCGCGAACGTCGACCTCTCGTCGCTGACGAGGATGCTCTCCGCCGCGGCGGTCGCGCCGACGTGGCTGTGGGAGCGGATCCGCGACGACCTCGGGGTCCGCGAGCTCACCACCGCGTACGGGATGACCGAGGTCGCCGGGGCGACGGTGATGACGCAACCGGACGACCCCCTCGAAGTGACCGCGTCCACCGTCGGCCGGCCCAAGCCCGGCGGGGCCGCCGCCGGGTCCGCCGGGACGGTCGCCGAGTACCGGATCCTGGATCCCGTCACCCACGAGCCCGTCCGGCCCGGGGAAACCGGCGAGCTCGTGTCACGCGGGCCGACGACCATGCTGGGGTACTGGAACCGTCCCGACGCGACCGAAGCCACGCTCCGGGACGGCTGGCTGTATTCCGGCGACCTCGGCCGCGTCCTCGGCGACGGCTCCCTCGTCATCACCGGCCGGTCGAAGGACGTGTTCAAGAGCGGCGGCGAACTCGTGATGCCCAAGGAAGTCGAGGATTTCCTGACCACCCGGCCCGGCGTCAGCCAGGCCTTCGTCGTCGGCGTGCCGGACGACCGCTGGGGCGAGGCCGGGTGCGCGTTCGTCGTCGCGGAGCCGGGCGCGACGCCCGATCCCGGGCAGCTGCTCGAAGCCTGCCGGTCGGCGCTGGCCCGGTTCAAGGTGCCCCGGCACGTCTTCGTGCTCGACACCGACGCCGTGCCGCAGACCCCGACGGGGAAGGTCCAGAAGTTCAAGCTCGTGCCGATGGCGCAACGGCTGCTCGGTGCGGACGCGGCGGCCGTGCGGGCGCTGAGCCCGGCCGAGCCGGCCTAG
- a CDS encoding SDR family NAD(P)-dependent oxidoreductase: MGNEVALVTGGASGMGRATVARFLGRGFSVVIADLNREVAERTLAELDAGDRVRFVHTDVSDEARFEAAIGETVETYGRLDVLVNAAGVGGAFGPLTEIEADDWDYTFDVVLRSVFLGTKHAGRVMRAQGTGGAIVNFGSVGAFAAGAGVQAYSVAKAGVQHLTRIAALEYAPDRIRVNAVAPGIITTPLIGLTAEDLKPVLGTVQPLPYAGEPDYVAGVVSFLASDDARFITGEIVTVDGGMIAAGPQLGNLVNNNPALRGLVGVNRGSTGEKSSVHRTVDVAGGTR, from the coding sequence ATGGGCAACGAAGTGGCACTGGTGACCGGCGGGGCGAGCGGCATGGGCCGGGCGACGGTGGCCCGGTTCCTCGGGCGCGGGTTCAGCGTGGTCATCGCCGACCTCAACCGCGAGGTCGCCGAGCGGACACTCGCGGAGCTGGACGCGGGCGACCGGGTCCGGTTCGTGCACACCGACGTCAGCGACGAGGCGCGGTTCGAAGCCGCGATCGGCGAGACGGTCGAGACGTACGGGCGGCTCGACGTGCTGGTCAACGCCGCCGGGGTCGGCGGGGCGTTCGGCCCGCTGACCGAGATCGAGGCGGACGACTGGGACTACACGTTCGACGTCGTGCTGCGCAGCGTGTTCCTCGGGACCAAGCACGCCGGTCGGGTCATGCGCGCCCAGGGCACCGGCGGCGCGATCGTCAACTTCGGCTCGGTGGGCGCCTTCGCGGCCGGAGCCGGGGTCCAGGCCTACTCGGTGGCGAAGGCCGGGGTCCAGCACCTCACCCGGATCGCCGCGCTCGAATACGCCCCGGACCGGATCCGGGTCAACGCGGTCGCCCCCGGCATCATCACCACCCCGCTGATCGGCCTGACCGCCGAGGACCTCAAGCCGGTGCTGGGCACGGTGCAGCCCCTGCCCTACGCCGGGGAGCCCGACTACGTCGCCGGGGTCGTCTCGTTCCTCGCCAGCGACGACGCGCGGTTCATCACCGGCGAGATCGTCACGGTCGACGGCGGCATGATCGCCGCCGGGCCGCAGCTGGGGAACCTCGTCAACAACAACCCCGCGCTGCGCGGCCTGGTCGGGGTCAACCGGGGCAGCACCGGCGAGAAGTCGAGCGTGCACCGCACGGTGGACGTCGCGGGCGGCACCCGGTGA
- a CDS encoding aldehyde dehydrogenase family protein: MSVVDNREQLVVGGDLRVPRPDALLIGGEWRPSAGHERTTVVSPTTEEVVAEVVAPSAEDADAAVTAAAEAFAGPWPRWPVSRRIEVCGRFCDLLEERADEIGLVWAVEAGIPVRWSRTLHRFAAKAAWRTALEVAEEALAPETRTTPVGEVRIERDPVGPVLAVMPYNGPLTTVGSKVIPALLAGAPVVVKSAPESALMMRIVAECAAAAGFPPGVLSILSADVEVSRRLVADARFEMISFTGGPRTASEILRQSADLLPRTVFELGGKSPAVLLDDVDLDRALRPLVAGAMSGAGQVCAALSRVLVPAARHDEIVDALATAYRALRIGDPRSKDTDHGPLATRAALDRTRRAVARAREQGATVVAGGGRPEGFATGWFHEPTLLTGVAEDHDVARHEVFGPVTAVLTYDDVDDAVRIANDTEYGLAASVFSADRERALAVARRIRAGSVALNTFGPTMAAPFGGVKRSGWGRECGPEGLREFTDTKQVLFG, encoded by the coding sequence ATGAGTGTGGTGGACAACCGCGAGCAGCTCGTGGTCGGCGGCGACCTGCGCGTGCCGCGGCCGGACGCGCTCCTGATCGGCGGCGAGTGGCGGCCCTCGGCCGGGCACGAGCGCACGACAGTCGTCTCGCCGACGACCGAAGAGGTCGTCGCCGAGGTCGTGGCGCCGTCGGCCGAAGACGCGGATGCCGCGGTGACAGCCGCGGCCGAAGCGTTCGCCGGGCCGTGGCCGCGGTGGCCGGTCAGCCGCCGGATCGAAGTCTGCGGGCGGTTCTGCGACCTCCTGGAAGAGCGCGCGGACGAGATCGGTCTCGTGTGGGCGGTGGAGGCCGGGATTCCGGTGCGCTGGAGCCGCACGCTGCACCGCTTCGCCGCGAAAGCGGCTTGGCGGACCGCGCTGGAGGTGGCCGAGGAGGCGCTCGCGCCCGAGACCCGGACGACCCCGGTCGGCGAGGTGCGGATCGAGCGGGACCCGGTCGGGCCGGTGCTGGCGGTGATGCCCTACAACGGCCCGCTGACCACCGTGGGCAGCAAGGTCATCCCCGCGCTGCTGGCGGGCGCCCCGGTGGTGGTCAAGTCCGCGCCGGAGTCGGCGCTGATGATGCGGATCGTGGCCGAATGCGCGGCCGCGGCGGGGTTTCCGCCGGGGGTGCTGAGCATCCTGTCGGCCGACGTCGAGGTGTCGCGACGCCTGGTCGCGGATGCGCGGTTCGAGATGATCTCGTTCACCGGCGGACCCCGGACCGCGTCGGAAATCCTCCGGCAGAGCGCGGATCTGCTGCCGCGCACGGTGTTCGAGCTCGGCGGCAAGTCCCCGGCGGTGCTGCTCGACGACGTCGACCTCGACCGGGCGCTGCGGCCACTGGTGGCCGGGGCGATGAGCGGCGCCGGCCAGGTGTGCGCGGCGCTGTCGCGGGTGCTCGTCCCCGCCGCGCGGCACGACGAGATCGTCGACGCGCTCGCCACGGCCTACCGGGCGCTGCGGATCGGCGATCCGCGCTCGAAGGACACCGACCACGGCCCGCTCGCCACCCGCGCCGCGCTCGACCGGACCCGCCGCGCCGTGGCCCGCGCCCGCGAGCAGGGCGCGACGGTCGTGGCCGGCGGGGGCCGTCCCGAGGGGTTCGCCACCGGCTGGTTCCACGAACCCACGCTGCTGACCGGCGTCGCCGAGGACCACGACGTCGCCCGGCACGAAGTCTTCGGCCCGGTCACCGCCGTCCTGACCTATGACGACGTCGACGACGCCGTCCGGATCGCGAACGACACCGAGTACGGTCTGGCCGCGAGCGTGTTCTCGGCGGACCGGGAGCGCGCGCTGGCGGTTGCCCGCCGGATCCGCGCCGGGTCGGTCGCGCTCAACACCTTCGGGCCCACGATGGCCGCGCCGTTCGGCGGCGTGAAGCGCTCCGGCTGGGGACGCGAATGCGGCCCCGAGGGCCTGCGCGAGTTCACCGACACCAAGCAAGTGCTGTTCGGCTGA
- a CDS encoding CaiB/BaiF CoA transferase family protein, with amino-acid sequence MPGPLAGVKVVEVGSIGPGPWCAMMLSDMGADVLRVDRAGHVREHVPGERSYEFATLRGRRSVGVDLKRPGGAEVVLRLAERADALIEGSRPGVAERLGIGPDACLARNPRLVYGRMTGWGQDGPLAHLPGHDLNYLALSGLLHAIGPADRPVPPLNLVGDYGGGGLLLAFGIAAGLIEAARSGRGQVVDAAMLDGACLLGTLIHGLRQVGEWRDRRESNRLDGGAPFYGTYETADGRWVAIAANEPRFYAELLDALDLAEEDLPDQFDERRWPQLRARFAETFRTRTRAEWVETFRDRDTCFSPVLTLDEARTHEHGVARSAFVPVDGVLQPAPAPRFGRTPGAVAGPAAVPGEHTEEALRDWGFSPAEIAGLAAADTVVQAEVRKESAVR; translated from the coding sequence ATGCCGGGCCCGCTGGCAGGCGTCAAGGTGGTCGAGGTCGGGTCGATCGGACCCGGGCCGTGGTGCGCCATGATGCTCTCGGACATGGGCGCGGACGTGCTCCGCGTCGACCGCGCCGGGCACGTGCGCGAACACGTTCCCGGCGAACGGTCCTACGAGTTCGCGACGCTGCGCGGCCGCCGATCGGTCGGCGTGGACCTGAAACGTCCCGGTGGTGCGGAGGTCGTGCTGCGCCTGGCCGAGCGGGCCGACGCGCTGATCGAGGGCAGCCGGCCCGGCGTGGCCGAGCGGCTGGGGATCGGGCCGGACGCGTGCCTGGCCCGCAATCCCCGGCTGGTGTACGGGCGGATGACCGGGTGGGGCCAGGACGGCCCGCTGGCGCACCTGCCCGGGCACGACCTGAACTACCTCGCGCTCAGTGGCCTGCTGCACGCGATCGGACCGGCGGACCGTCCGGTGCCGCCGCTGAACCTCGTCGGCGACTACGGCGGCGGTGGCCTGCTGCTGGCGTTCGGGATCGCGGCCGGGCTGATCGAGGCCGCCCGCTCCGGCCGCGGCCAGGTCGTCGACGCGGCCATGCTGGACGGGGCCTGCCTGCTCGGCACCCTGATCCACGGGCTGCGGCAGGTCGGCGAGTGGCGGGACCGGCGGGAGTCGAACCGGCTCGACGGCGGCGCCCCGTTCTACGGCACCTACGAAACCGCCGACGGGCGCTGGGTCGCGATCGCGGCGAACGAACCGCGGTTCTACGCGGAGCTGCTCGACGCGCTCGACCTGGCCGAAGAGGACCTGCCGGACCAGTTCGACGAACGCCGCTGGCCGCAGCTGCGAGCCCGGTTCGCGGAGACCTTCCGGACCCGCACCCGTGCCGAGTGGGTCGAGACGTTCCGGGACCGGGACACCTGTTTCTCCCCGGTGCTGACCCTCGACGAGGCACGCACCCACGAGCACGGCGTGGCGCGCTCGGCGTTCGTCCCGGTCGACGGGGTGCTGCAGCCCGCGCCGGCGCCGCGGTTCGGGCGCACCCCAGGAGCGGTGGCGGGCCCGGCCGCCGTGCCGGGCGAACACACCGAAGAAGCCTTGCGGGACTGGGGATTCAGTCCCGCCGAGATCGCGGGGCTCGCCGCGGCGGACACCGTCGTCCAGGCCGAGGTCCGGAAGGAGAGTGCGGTCCGATGA
- a CDS encoding NAD(P)H-dependent flavin oxidoreductase gives MPPTLRTPICDLLGIEVPLMQAGMGNVAYGRLAAAVANAGGLGSIGGIDITPEQVDEEIRLFRSLSDGPLCVDLGFPANAPKGLSDVQAPDLPGPLRQLKRELDERGVEVVPTTDQAISLADNKRKLEISLDHGVEVIACALGTPTWVVEACHAKGAKVMSIVGLAKHARSAIRNGTDVVIVQGTEGGGHTGDVGLITLLAEVLEFSTVPVVAAGGLVKGSQIAACLTAGAQGAWVGTRFLATRESGSEDVFKEAVLEAGYDSTLRSLLFDGLHVRMLRNRFTEVWEGHEDELSPYPVQRVLTMPFKYAAMRANLKSHMSLPSGAGAGMITDLPGAAEVLDRLVEETVEALRRVEKTVEFR, from the coding sequence ATGCCGCCCACCCTGCGGACCCCGATCTGCGACCTGCTGGGGATCGAAGTGCCTCTCATGCAGGCCGGCATGGGCAACGTCGCCTACGGGCGCCTGGCCGCCGCGGTCGCGAACGCGGGCGGGCTCGGCTCGATCGGCGGCATCGACATCACTCCCGAGCAGGTGGACGAGGAGATCCGGCTGTTCCGCTCGCTCAGCGACGGCCCGCTCTGCGTCGACCTCGGCTTCCCGGCGAACGCCCCGAAGGGACTCTCCGACGTGCAGGCGCCGGACCTGCCCGGACCGCTGCGGCAGCTGAAGCGGGAACTGGACGAGCGGGGCGTCGAGGTCGTGCCGACCACCGACCAGGCGATCAGCCTCGCCGACAACAAGCGGAAGCTCGAGATTTCCCTCGACCACGGCGTCGAGGTGATCGCCTGTGCCCTGGGCACCCCGACGTGGGTGGTCGAGGCGTGCCACGCCAAGGGCGCGAAGGTGATGAGCATCGTCGGGCTGGCGAAGCACGCGCGCAGCGCGATCCGCAACGGCACCGACGTCGTCATCGTCCAGGGCACCGAGGGCGGCGGCCACACCGGCGACGTCGGGCTCATCACCCTCCTCGCGGAGGTGCTGGAGTTCTCCACGGTGCCGGTCGTCGCCGCGGGCGGGCTGGTGAAGGGCTCGCAGATCGCCGCGTGCCTGACCGCGGGCGCGCAGGGCGCGTGGGTCGGCACCCGGTTCCTGGCCACCCGGGAATCGGGTTCGGAGGACGTCTTCAAGGAGGCGGTCCTCGAAGCAGGCTACGACTCGACGCTGCGGTCGCTGCTGTTCGACGGCCTGCACGTGCGGATGCTGCGCAACCGCTTCACCGAGGTCTGGGAGGGGCACGAGGACGAACTGAGCCCGTACCCGGTCCAGCGGGTGCTGACCATGCCGTTCAAGTACGCCGCCATGCGCGCCAACCTGAAGTCGCACATGAGCCTGCCCTCCGGCGCGGGCGCCGGCATGATCACCGATCTCCCCGGGGCCGCCGAGGTCCTCGACCGGCTGGTCGAGGAGACCGTCGAAGCGTTGCGGCGAGTCGAGAAGACGGTGGAGTTCCGCTGA
- a CDS encoding TetR/AcrR family transcriptional regulator yields MTKADGAERRERKSDKTRRRILDAAADLLNRKGFDGTRVSEIATLAELRVPAVYYYFDSREAILEEVVNIGDRLAHENVVRRLKELPPDASALDRICAAFAAHLEMVLTESAYTAAAMRTMGQLPADMRARQLDRQRASGRMWRDLIQTGVEAGEIDPELDPRAARMFLLGAVNWATEWWNPARGSLEEILATAQRLVRNALAGPLATASPGTAAAPPAALTPVFAPPPL; encoded by the coding sequence GTGACGAAGGCAGACGGCGCCGAGCGGCGTGAACGCAAGTCCGACAAGACGCGGCGGCGCATCCTCGACGCCGCCGCGGACCTGTTGAACCGCAAGGGTTTCGACGGCACCCGGGTCTCGGAGATCGCGACACTGGCCGAGCTGCGCGTCCCGGCCGTCTACTACTACTTCGACTCGCGGGAGGCCATCCTCGAAGAGGTGGTCAACATCGGCGACCGCCTGGCCCACGAGAACGTCGTCCGGCGCCTGAAAGAGCTGCCCCCGGACGCCTCGGCACTCGACCGGATCTGCGCGGCCTTCGCGGCCCACCTCGAGATGGTGCTGACCGAATCGGCTTACACCGCCGCCGCGATGCGCACGATGGGCCAGCTTCCGGCGGACATGCGGGCCCGCCAGCTCGACCGCCAGCGCGCGAGCGGCCGGATGTGGCGCGACCTCATCCAGACCGGCGTCGAGGCCGGCGAAATCGACCCGGAGCTCGACCCCCGCGCCGCGCGGATGTTCCTCCTCGGGGCCGTCAACTGGGCGACGGAGTGGTGGAACCCGGCCCGCGGCAGCCTCGAGGAGATCCTGGCGACCGCCCAGCGCCTCGTCCGCAACGCACTCGCCGGCCCGCTCGCGACGGCCTCGCCGGGCACCGCCGCGGCACCTCCGGCGGCGCTGACCCCGGTCTTCGCTCCCCCGCCGCTCTGA
- a CDS encoding pyridoxal phosphate-dependent decarboxylase family protein encodes MHEEHSLFARAAELAAVYVAGLGDRPVAQPVDLAVLRRAFGEELPRESSPPYAVIDELARIAENGLVATAGPRFFGLVIGGALPSAVAADILAAGWDQNSFNPALSPAAAAAEDVAGGWLKELLGIPATASTGFVTGGQAANTVGLAVARHHVLAQAGWDVERDGLAGAPALRVVASAERHATIDRSLRLLGIGTRAIEEVAAGPQGAIDVADLARVLAAGAGATIVCLQAGNVNTGACDDLRAACTLAKRHGAWVHIDGAFGLWAGANPATATLVDGLELADSWACDGHKWLNVPYDSGFAFCAHPALHAETIAYRAPYLTGSAELSRMGDLTLEASRRARVFAVWAALRELGRDGVAELVDRCCRLARLFAAILAEGGAEIANDVVLNQVLVGFGDDDRTDAIIEAVQRDGTCWLGGTTWRGRRYLRISVSNWSTTEPDVERSAAAILRAAAH; translated from the coding sequence ATGCACGAGGAGCACTCTCTCTTCGCCCGGGCCGCGGAGCTGGCTGCCGTATACGTGGCCGGTCTGGGTGATCGGCCTGTCGCGCAGCCTGTCGACCTCGCGGTCTTGAGGAGGGCTTTCGGGGAAGAACTCCCCCGCGAGTCCAGCCCTCCTTACGCCGTCATCGACGAACTCGCTCGCATCGCCGAAAACGGACTCGTGGCGACGGCGGGGCCGCGGTTCTTCGGGCTGGTCATCGGCGGCGCCTTGCCGTCCGCGGTCGCGGCGGACATCCTCGCGGCGGGGTGGGACCAGAACAGCTTCAATCCCGCTCTGTCGCCCGCCGCGGCCGCCGCGGAGGACGTCGCAGGCGGGTGGCTCAAGGAACTCCTGGGCATTCCGGCCACCGCGTCGACCGGATTCGTCACCGGAGGCCAGGCGGCCAACACGGTCGGGCTCGCGGTGGCACGTCACCACGTGCTCGCGCAAGCCGGGTGGGACGTCGAACGGGACGGGCTCGCCGGCGCGCCCGCTCTCCGAGTCGTCGCGAGCGCCGAGCGGCACGCGACCATCGACCGCTCGCTGAGGTTGCTCGGTATCGGTACCAGGGCGATCGAGGAGGTGGCCGCGGGTCCGCAGGGCGCGATCGACGTCGCGGACCTGGCCAGGGTACTGGCCGCAGGCGCGGGCGCCACGATCGTCTGCCTGCAGGCGGGGAACGTGAACACCGGTGCCTGCGACGACTTGCGCGCCGCCTGCACGCTCGCGAAGCGCCACGGTGCCTGGGTCCACATCGACGGTGCGTTCGGGCTCTGGGCTGGTGCCAACCCCGCGACAGCGACGCTGGTCGACGGCCTGGAGCTGGCCGACTCCTGGGCGTGCGACGGTCACAAGTGGCTGAACGTCCCCTACGACTCGGGCTTCGCGTTCTGCGCGCACCCGGCACTGCACGCCGAGACCATCGCCTATCGCGCTCCCTACCTCACCGGCTCTGCCGAGTTGTCCCGGATGGGTGACCTCACGCTCGAGGCATCGCGTCGTGCACGGGTGTTCGCGGTGTGGGCGGCCTTGCGGGAGCTGGGGCGCGACGGTGTGGCCGAACTCGTCGACCGGTGCTGCCGGCTGGCGCGTCTGTTCGCCGCGATCCTCGCCGAAGGGGGTGCCGAGATCGCCAACGACGTCGTCCTGAACCAGGTACTGGTGGGGTTCGGCGACGACGACCGGACCGATGCGATCATCGAGGCGGTTCAACGTGACGGCACCTGCTGGCTGGGCGGTACCACCTGGCGTGGTCGCCGCTACCTGCGGATCTCGGTCTCCAACTGGTCGACCACCGAGCCGGACGTCGAGCGCTCGGCCGCGGCGATCCTCCGGGCGGCGGCGCACTGA
- a CDS encoding NmrA/HSCARG family protein — MSTDSAPVLVTGATGRQGGATVRALRAAGVPVRALVRDPATERAKAVRALGAELVTGDLHDRDSLIRAAGGARAVFSVQMPAFTADGPDFEGELTQGVNLVEAAKAAGVPQFVHTSVSGAGRHTETPGWAEGRWAPMEPYYATKAGIQQRVRAAGFAHWTLIKPGFFMENFLPSMAFLFPRGIEGGLVSVLKPRTRLSLVAVDDIGRAAAAAIAGPERFDGVELELASDYLSMTEIAEVLSRVLGTRVSAPDMTEEEALAAGMPAMGAAHEMMNVAEKPARPQYARDLGIPLTSFAEWARDHLRAWHVERTVHARGALSLRPGRGAGCRIRGRSG; from the coding sequence ATGTCCACAGATTCCGCGCCCGTCCTGGTCACCGGTGCCACCGGGCGGCAAGGCGGCGCGACCGTCCGGGCCCTGCGCGCGGCGGGCGTTCCCGTCCGCGCGCTGGTGCGCGACCCGGCGACCGAGCGGGCGAAAGCCGTCCGGGCGCTCGGCGCCGAACTGGTCACCGGCGACCTGCACGACCGCGATTCCCTGATCCGGGCAGCCGGCGGCGCCCGCGCCGTGTTCTCCGTCCAGATGCCCGCTTTCACCGCGGACGGCCCCGACTTCGAGGGGGAGCTGACCCAGGGCGTCAACCTCGTCGAGGCCGCGAAGGCCGCCGGAGTGCCGCAGTTCGTGCACACGTCCGTCAGCGGCGCCGGCCGGCACACCGAAACCCCCGGTTGGGCCGAAGGCCGGTGGGCGCCGATGGAGCCCTACTACGCCACCAAAGCCGGAATCCAGCAGCGGGTCCGCGCAGCGGGCTTCGCGCACTGGACGCTGATCAAGCCGGGCTTCTTCATGGAGAACTTCCTGCCCTCCATGGCTTTCCTGTTCCCGCGCGGCATCGAGGGCGGCCTGGTGAGCGTCCTGAAGCCGCGGACCCGGCTGTCGCTCGTGGCCGTGGACGACATCGGCAGGGCAGCCGCGGCAGCCATCGCCGGACCGGAGCGTTTCGACGGTGTCGAGCTGGAACTGGCGAGCGACTACCTGTCGATGACCGAGATCGCCGAGGTCCTCTCCCGCGTGCTGGGCACCCGGGTGTCCGCGCCGGACATGACCGAAGAAGAGGCCCTCGCCGCCGGAATGCCGGCGATGGGCGCCGCGCACGAGATGATGAACGTGGCCGAGAAACCCGCGCGGCCCCAGTACGCCAGGGATCTCGGCATCCCGCTCACCAGCTTCGCGGAATGGGCACGGGACCACCTGAGGGCCTGGCATGTCGAAAGGACCGTTCATGCACGAGGAGCACTCTCTCTTCGCCCGGGCCGCGGAGCTGGCTGCCGTATACGTGGCCGGTCTGGGTGA
- a CDS encoding TetR/AcrR family transcriptional regulator: protein MPGHQRADARRNYARILAVAEKEVAAHGADASMEQIARTARVGSATVRRHFPTRRALLKAVSRNRIEALCVRARELAGQGDSRTALVDWLGDVVAYCVSARGLAAALAYDSAEPAQVHENTCSATLAEAAGPLLRRAVQDGAVAADVTVADLITLAVGITLATEHYPDPADAAHRLFRLAVTGLSPQS, encoded by the coding sequence ATGCCAGGGCACCAGCGCGCCGACGCCCGGCGCAACTACGCGCGCATCCTTGCCGTGGCCGAGAAGGAGGTCGCCGCCCACGGCGCCGACGCCTCCATGGAGCAGATCGCCCGTACCGCGCGGGTCGGCTCAGCGACCGTGCGCCGGCACTTCCCCACCCGCCGCGCGCTGTTGAAGGCGGTTTCCCGCAACCGGATCGAGGCCCTGTGCGTCCGCGCCCGCGAACTGGCCGGCCAGGGCGACAGCCGGACCGCGCTCGTGGACTGGCTGGGTGACGTCGTCGCCTACTGCGTCTCCGCCCGGGGACTGGCGGCCGCGCTGGCGTACGACAGTGCCGAGCCGGCCCAGGTGCACGAGAACACCTGCTCGGCCACGCTGGCGGAAGCGGCAGGCCCGCTGCTGCGCCGCGCCGTGCAGGATGGCGCGGTGGCCGCAGACGTCACTGTCGCAGACCTGATCACGCTGGCCGTCGGCATCACCCTGGCCACGGAGCACTACCCCGACCCCGCCGACGCGGCGCACCGGCTGTTCCGGCTGGCCGTGACGGGACTGAGCCCGCAGAGCTGA